A DNA window from Coffea arabica cultivar ET-39 chromosome 6c, Coffea Arabica ET-39 HiFi, whole genome shotgun sequence contains the following coding sequences:
- the LOC140008489 gene encoding uncharacterized protein isoform X1, producing MDGYFICGPPRNWRTELLKFCPRPRYDRVIGQWCEECKSLPTQSRSIQPPSYGSASVIDGMLTPEEEEPVFAADRLECPRLKRRRRLTRCPSCHGICRQRTDSQPCRRLKDCKSCPWESFLLDPSLQTISVQSAKFPFLMVIKPGKKACFLKNLVLPVQVELKHREITPFCGNYRSIYDQIKRAPHCCFFFRCLYSRKSWMLLYERHPACCRKLSVLLLLNPLINQRIDLPVIGQVMVIQAAFSVSDVNNANASPDCVFAIVNEANCDYSHSGKSDIFLAMWRPGWKTWEFCKAQYPHLSLDNYIGMVFCGKRVRCFTVDGWMYVVDLNGDECSWGLLRHVHDPDERVNKGFHVVVDDGDDSGRLMLTRGGGPRSYYFTISKDSNEILKIVTWLDEAGKTVYHFYRLDRLELEWIRLGDGEWMDRSWFFTGEFVFSTAVIGGAKIFRKSDAPTERDRVKFICHDLLRNSSHSLVGDFIRGSSWVCLGY from the exons ATGGACGG ATATTTTATCTGCGGGCCACCTCGGAATTGGAGGACGGAGCTGCTCAAATTCTGTCCCCGTCCTCGTTATGACCGTGTCATTGGCCAATGGTGTGAAGAGTGCAAATCTCTACCCACTCAGAGTCGCTCAATTCAACCTCCTTCATATGGCA gtgcATCGGTGATTGATGGCATGTTAACGCCTGAGGAAGAGGAACCTGTGTTTGCAGCTGATCGTTTAGAGTGTCCACGGCTTAAGCGCCGTCGTCGACTAACACGCTGTCCATCCTGTCATGGAATCTGTCGTCAAAGAACAGATTCCCAGCCCTGTCGTCGGCTAAAAGACTGCAAATCCTGCCCGTGGGAATCATTTCTTTTAGATCCTTCATTGCAGACCATTTCTGTACAATCTGCTAAATTTCCCTTCCTGATGGTTATCAAACCTGGAAAGAAAGCATGCTTTTTGAAAAACTTGGTCTTACCTGTACAGGTGGAGTTGAAGCACCGGGAGATTACGCCCTTTTGTGGTAACTATCGGAGCATTTATGACCAGATAAAGAGGGCCCCCCattgttgtttctttttccGCTGCTTGTATTCTAGAAAATCCTGGATGTTGCTTTACGAGAGACATCCTGCGTGCTGCCGTAAATTATCTGTCTTGCTATTGTTGAACCCTCTTATAAACCAAAGGATCGATCTTCCTGTCATTGGCCAAGTCATGGTCATTCAAGCCGCATTTTCTGTATCTGATGTAAATAATGCGAATGCTTCTCCTGATTGTGTTTTTGCCATTGTGAATGAAGCTAATTGTGATTATTCTCATAGTGGCAAGTCTGACATATTTTTGGCTATGTGGCGTCCTGGGTGGAAGACATGGGAATTCTGTAAGGCTCAGTATCCTCATCTGTCTCTTGACAACTATATTGGGATGGTGTTTTGCGGAAAACGAGTTCGTTGCTTCACTGTAGATGGGTGGATGTATGTTGTTGACTTGAATGGTGATGAATGCTCCTGGGGGCTTTTGAGACATGTCCACGACCCCGATGAACGCGTAAACAAAGGTTTTCATGTTGTAGTTGATGACGGTGATGACAGTGGGCGTTTAATGCTTACTAGAGGAGGTGGACCTAGATCATACTACTTCACCATCAGTAAAGATAGTAACGAGATACTGAAAATTGTAACTTGGCTAGATGAGGCAGGCAAGACAGTTTACCACTTTTACAGGTTGGATCGGCTGGAGTTGGAATGGATTAGGCTGGGTGATGGTGAGTGGATGGATAGAAGTTGGTTCTTTACTGGTGAGTTCGTCTTTTCTACAGCTGTAATTGGAGGAGCTAAGATATTCAGAAAATCGGATGCTCCAACTGAAAGAGACAGGGTGAAGTTTATCTGTCATGATTTGCTCAGAAATTCTAGCCATAGTCTTGTTGGAGATTTCATCCGTGGAAGTTCTTGGGTTTGCCTGGGGTATTGA
- the LOC140008489 gene encoding uncharacterized protein isoform X2, producing the protein MDGYFICGPPRNWRTELLKFCPRPRYDRVIGQWCEECKSLPTQSRSIQPPSYGSASVIDGMLTPEEEEPVFAADRLECPRLKRRRRLTRCPSCHGICRQRTDSQPCRRLKDCKSCPWESFLLDPSLQTISVELKHREITPFCGNYRSIYDQIKRAPHCCFFFRCLYSRKSWMLLYERHPACCRKLSVLLLLNPLINQRIDLPVIGQVMVIQAAFSVSDVNNANASPDCVFAIVNEANCDYSHSGKSDIFLAMWRPGWKTWEFCKAQYPHLSLDNYIGMVFCGKRVRCFTVDGWMYVVDLNGDECSWGLLRHVHDPDERVNKGFHVVVDDGDDSGRLMLTRGGGPRSYYFTISKDSNEILKIVTWLDEAGKTVYHFYRLDRLELEWIRLGDGEWMDRSWFFTGEFVFSTAVIGGAKIFRKSDAPTERDRVKFICHDLLRNSSHSLVGDFIRGSSWVCLGY; encoded by the exons ATGGACGG ATATTTTATCTGCGGGCCACCTCGGAATTGGAGGACGGAGCTGCTCAAATTCTGTCCCCGTCCTCGTTATGACCGTGTCATTGGCCAATGGTGTGAAGAGTGCAAATCTCTACCCACTCAGAGTCGCTCAATTCAACCTCCTTCATATGGCA gtgcATCGGTGATTGATGGCATGTTAACGCCTGAGGAAGAGGAACCTGTGTTTGCAGCTGATCGTTTAGAGTGTCCACGGCTTAAGCGCCGTCGTCGACTAACACGCTGTCCATCCTGTCATGGAATCTGTCGTCAAAGAACAGATTCCCAGCCCTGTCGTCGGCTAAAAGACTGCAAATCCTGCCCGTGGGAATCATTTCTTTTAGATCCTTCATTGCAGACCATTTCT GTGGAGTTGAAGCACCGGGAGATTACGCCCTTTTGTGGTAACTATCGGAGCATTTATGACCAGATAAAGAGGGCCCCCCattgttgtttctttttccGCTGCTTGTATTCTAGAAAATCCTGGATGTTGCTTTACGAGAGACATCCTGCGTGCTGCCGTAAATTATCTGTCTTGCTATTGTTGAACCCTCTTATAAACCAAAGGATCGATCTTCCTGTCATTGGCCAAGTCATGGTCATTCAAGCCGCATTTTCTGTATCTGATGTAAATAATGCGAATGCTTCTCCTGATTGTGTTTTTGCCATTGTGAATGAAGCTAATTGTGATTATTCTCATAGTGGCAAGTCTGACATATTTTTGGCTATGTGGCGTCCTGGGTGGAAGACATGGGAATTCTGTAAGGCTCAGTATCCTCATCTGTCTCTTGACAACTATATTGGGATGGTGTTTTGCGGAAAACGAGTTCGTTGCTTCACTGTAGATGGGTGGATGTATGTTGTTGACTTGAATGGTGATGAATGCTCCTGGGGGCTTTTGAGACATGTCCACGACCCCGATGAACGCGTAAACAAAGGTTTTCATGTTGTAGTTGATGACGGTGATGACAGTGGGCGTTTAATGCTTACTAGAGGAGGTGGACCTAGATCATACTACTTCACCATCAGTAAAGATAGTAACGAGATACTGAAAATTGTAACTTGGCTAGATGAGGCAGGCAAGACAGTTTACCACTTTTACAGGTTGGATCGGCTGGAGTTGGAATGGATTAGGCTGGGTGATGGTGAGTGGATGGATAGAAGTTGGTTCTTTACTGGTGAGTTCGTCTTTTCTACAGCTGTAATTGGAGGAGCTAAGATATTCAGAAAATCGGATGCTCCAACTGAAAGAGACAGGGTGAAGTTTATCTGTCATGATTTGCTCAGAAATTCTAGCCATAGTCTTGTTGGAGATTTCATCCGTGGAAGTTCTTGGGTTTGCCTGGGGTATTGA
- the LOC140008489 gene encoding uncharacterized protein isoform X3 has product MLTPEEEEPVFAADRLECPRLKRRRRLTRCPSCHGICRQRTDSQPCRRLKDCKSCPWESFLLDPSLQTISVQSAKFPFLMVIKPGKKACFLKNLVLPVQVELKHREITPFCGNYRSIYDQIKRAPHCCFFFRCLYSRKSWMLLYERHPACCRKLSVLLLLNPLINQRIDLPVIGQVMVIQAAFSVSDVNNANASPDCVFAIVNEANCDYSHSGKSDIFLAMWRPGWKTWEFCKAQYPHLSLDNYIGMVFCGKRVRCFTVDGWMYVVDLNGDECSWGLLRHVHDPDERVNKGFHVVVDDGDDSGRLMLTRGGGPRSYYFTISKDSNEILKIVTWLDEAGKTVYHFYRLDRLELEWIRLGDGEWMDRSWFFTGEFVFSTAVIGGAKIFRKSDAPTERDRVKFICHDLLRNSSHSLVGDFIRGSSWVCLGY; this is encoded by the coding sequence ATGTTAACGCCTGAGGAAGAGGAACCTGTGTTTGCAGCTGATCGTTTAGAGTGTCCACGGCTTAAGCGCCGTCGTCGACTAACACGCTGTCCATCCTGTCATGGAATCTGTCGTCAAAGAACAGATTCCCAGCCCTGTCGTCGGCTAAAAGACTGCAAATCCTGCCCGTGGGAATCATTTCTTTTAGATCCTTCATTGCAGACCATTTCTGTACAATCTGCTAAATTTCCCTTCCTGATGGTTATCAAACCTGGAAAGAAAGCATGCTTTTTGAAAAACTTGGTCTTACCTGTACAGGTGGAGTTGAAGCACCGGGAGATTACGCCCTTTTGTGGTAACTATCGGAGCATTTATGACCAGATAAAGAGGGCCCCCCattgttgtttctttttccGCTGCTTGTATTCTAGAAAATCCTGGATGTTGCTTTACGAGAGACATCCTGCGTGCTGCCGTAAATTATCTGTCTTGCTATTGTTGAACCCTCTTATAAACCAAAGGATCGATCTTCCTGTCATTGGCCAAGTCATGGTCATTCAAGCCGCATTTTCTGTATCTGATGTAAATAATGCGAATGCTTCTCCTGATTGTGTTTTTGCCATTGTGAATGAAGCTAATTGTGATTATTCTCATAGTGGCAAGTCTGACATATTTTTGGCTATGTGGCGTCCTGGGTGGAAGACATGGGAATTCTGTAAGGCTCAGTATCCTCATCTGTCTCTTGACAACTATATTGGGATGGTGTTTTGCGGAAAACGAGTTCGTTGCTTCACTGTAGATGGGTGGATGTATGTTGTTGACTTGAATGGTGATGAATGCTCCTGGGGGCTTTTGAGACATGTCCACGACCCCGATGAACGCGTAAACAAAGGTTTTCATGTTGTAGTTGATGACGGTGATGACAGTGGGCGTTTAATGCTTACTAGAGGAGGTGGACCTAGATCATACTACTTCACCATCAGTAAAGATAGTAACGAGATACTGAAAATTGTAACTTGGCTAGATGAGGCAGGCAAGACAGTTTACCACTTTTACAGGTTGGATCGGCTGGAGTTGGAATGGATTAGGCTGGGTGATGGTGAGTGGATGGATAGAAGTTGGTTCTTTACTGGTGAGTTCGTCTTTTCTACAGCTGTAATTGGAGGAGCTAAGATATTCAGAAAATCGGATGCTCCAACTGAAAGAGACAGGGTGAAGTTTATCTGTCATGATTTGCTCAGAAATTCTAGCCATAGTCTTGTTGGAGATTTCATCCGTGGAAGTTCTTGGGTTTGCCTGGGGTATTGA
- the LOC113692968 gene encoding putative F-box/kelch-repeat protein At1g15680, producing the protein MDSGRECGTGLASRSGLPYIPESVVVELLIRLPMKCVFRCKCVCKQWRSLIDAPSFGHAFVSRIASPFTAAQPKLWTLLYKCIHGEEIRHEHGFFRNLFSNDVGVACLTKSDLPPSAQTHGTDVYGILDHIIAMDGNGLLLCGSNSGWDFGRYYILNPITKQYVEIPPSKRPFAHCCVGFISQVKHSVVTSYKVIRLEDGGGRTSILKLDIFSSETGEWRDIEIPFQQVLQLFPLWKMPVVLKEILHFMDRKLGILAYDPYKGPHSYRIIQLPGDIDREWSKSVDTKGILFDVHHGHLRFFVGSNAYNDGYRVSMWTLSDYEEGLWLLEHRVNLREAACDSSYLRSSRLVPIAFHPFDSDTVYLGYEGSFLSYDYQSQQLLELDDNVTLPTDNATLRKEIQWCFVYRFMLPLWPVSIQASTIKVQENEVPKASCCL; encoded by the exons ATGGATAGTGGTAGAGAATGTGGTACTGGATTAGCTTCGAGGTCAGGTTTACCTTATATTCCAGAATCGGTGGTGGTTGAATTGCTTATCCGTTTGCCAATGAAGTGTGTCTTTAGATGCAAGTGCGTCTGCAAACAATGGCGCTCCCTGATTGACGCTCCTTCCTTTGGACATGCTTTTGTTTCAAGAATTGCATCACCATTTACGGCTGCACAACCAAAACTCTGGACTCTTCTTTATAAATGTATACATGGGGAAGAAATTCGTCATGAGCACGGGTTTTTCAGGaatttattttcaaatgatGTCGGTGTAGCCTGTCTTACCAAGTCTGATCTTCCTCCTTCCGCACAGACTCATGGAACTGATGTATACGGAATACTTGATCACATTATTGCCATGGACGGTAACGGGCTATTGTTATGTGGCTCAAATTCCGGGTGGGATTTTGGTCGGTATTATATTCTGAATCCCATCACTAAGCAGTATGTTGAAATTCCACCATCAAAGCGTCCCTTTGCTCATTGCTGTGTAGGGTTCATCAGCCAGGTGAAACACAGTGTTGTCACTAGTTACAAAGTAATACGACTTGAAGATGGTGGGGGAAGAACCAGCATCCTCAAGCTTGATATATTCTCTTCTGAAACTGGTGAATGGAGGGATATTGAAATTCCTTTTCAGCAAGTACTTCAACTTTTCCCTCTCTGGAAGATGCCTGTTGTTTTAAAAGAaatattgcattttatggatagGAAACTTGGAATTTTAGCTTATGATCCTTATAAAGGTCCTCATTCTTATCGGATTATACAACTTCCGGGGGACATAGACAGAGAATGGAGCAAAAGCGTTGATACAAAAGGTATACTCTTTGATGTCCATCATGGGCATTTGAGATTTTTTGTAGGCTCTAATGCTTATAATGATGGATATAGGGTAAGTATGTGGACGCTCAGTGACTATGAGGAAGGGCTTTGGTTATTGGAGCACCGTGTCAACCTAAGGGAAGCTGCATGTGATAGTTCTTATCTTCGTTCATCACGTTTGGTGCCAATAGCTTTTCACCCAtttgattctgatactgtgTATCTTGGGTATGAAGGAAGCTTTCTCTCCTATGATTATCAAAGTCAACAATTGCTAGAGCTGGATGATAATGTCACTTTACCAACGGATAATGCAACTTTGAGAAAGGAAATCCAATGGTGTTTTGTCTACCGCTTCATGCTTCCCCTGTGGCCAGTCTCAATTCAGGCATCTACCATCAAGGTCCAGGAAAATGAG GTACCAAAAGCTAGTTGCTGTCTCTAA